Proteins from a genomic interval of Microbacterium abyssi:
- a CDS encoding RNB domain-containing ribonuclease, with product MPQRRSHVAPSAAQSGLAEALAALRVSLDAPVGFPPEAIAEASDVTPPLPGLDLRDVPFATLDPLGSRDLDQAFHLARNGDGFEVRYAIADVPAFVAPGGALDAAARARGQTLYAADGSIPLHPRELSEGRASLLPGEDRPALVWTFALSASGDVEGFRLERALIRSRAQLDYESAQRALDAGEESPASLLPVIGALRLKKERERGGASLNMPDEEVVQREDGTYGLVRRTPLPIEDWNAQLSLMTGMAAASLMLEAKVGVLRTMPEPDAAAFEAFRHQTEALGRPWTTGEYGEYLRSLDRADPLALPVLEAAASLFRGAGYVTFHGVVPAEIEQAAIAAPYAHATAPLRRLVDRWVLAICLGISDGSGVPAWARDSLDELPELMQASSQRASRLNADTVNRVEAALMRPLVGTVIEATVIEVRNGGERANVQLADPAVTASSPVPAGTQPGEAVLLKVVRVDIAKGEVEFAL from the coding sequence ATGCCTCAGCGTCGATCACATGTCGCCCCGTCCGCCGCGCAGAGCGGGCTCGCCGAGGCGCTTGCCGCGCTTCGGGTTTCGCTGGACGCGCCGGTCGGGTTCCCGCCGGAGGCGATCGCCGAGGCATCCGACGTCACGCCGCCCCTGCCCGGTCTCGATCTGCGCGATGTCCCGTTCGCGACGCTGGATCCGCTGGGGTCGAGGGATCTCGATCAGGCTTTCCACCTCGCCCGCAACGGTGACGGCTTCGAGGTGCGGTACGCGATCGCAGACGTCCCGGCGTTCGTGGCTCCGGGCGGAGCGCTGGATGCCGCGGCACGAGCGCGCGGGCAGACGCTGTATGCGGCGGACGGATCGATCCCGCTGCATCCGCGGGAGCTGAGCGAGGGGCGCGCGTCGCTGCTGCCCGGCGAGGATCGTCCGGCGCTGGTGTGGACCTTCGCGCTGTCCGCATCGGGTGACGTGGAGGGCTTCCGTCTCGAACGGGCGCTGATCCGCTCGCGCGCGCAGCTCGACTACGAGAGCGCACAGCGCGCGCTGGATGCCGGTGAGGAGTCGCCGGCATCGCTGCTGCCGGTGATCGGCGCGCTGCGACTGAAGAAGGAGCGGGAGCGCGGAGGTGCGAGCCTGAACATGCCCGACGAGGAGGTCGTGCAGCGCGAGGACGGGACGTACGGTCTCGTACGGCGCACTCCCCTGCCGATCGAGGACTGGAACGCGCAGCTCTCCCTGATGACGGGCATGGCGGCGGCGTCGCTGATGCTGGAGGCGAAGGTGGGCGTGCTGCGGACGATGCCCGAGCCGGATGCCGCGGCGTTCGAGGCCTTCCGGCATCAGACCGAGGCGCTCGGTCGGCCGTGGACCACCGGCGAGTACGGGGAGTATCTGCGGAGCCTCGATCGCGCGGATCCGCTTGCGCTGCCCGTACTGGAGGCCGCCGCATCGCTGTTTCGCGGGGCGGGGTACGTGACGTTCCACGGAGTCGTGCCTGCGGAGATCGAGCAGGCGGCGATCGCCGCACCGTACGCGCACGCGACCGCTCCTCTGCGGCGGCTCGTCGACCGGTGGGTACTGGCGATCTGCCTCGGGATCTCCGACGGCTCGGGCGTCCCCGCGTGGGCTCGCGATTCCCTCGATGAGTTGCCCGAGCTCATGCAGGCGTCGAGTCAGCGGGCATCGCGGCTGAACGCCGACACGGTCAACCGGGTGGAGGCGGCGCTGATGCGGCCGCTTGTCGGCACGGTCATCGAGGCGACGGTGATCGAGGTTCGAAACGGCGGCGAGCGCGCGAACGTTCAGCTCGCCGATCCGGCGGTGACGGCGTCCTCGCCCGTACCCGCGGGCACGCAGCCGGGCGAAGCCGTCCTGCTGAAGGTCGTGCGGG
- a CDS encoding isocitrate lyase/PEP mutase family protein, with translation MTAAEKAQKLRSLYDAPEILRVVNIWDVVSAKAVADLPETTALATAGHSIAATFGYADGEIPRELMIDMVGRIAASTELPVSADLDDGYGDAGETTRLAIGAGIVGANVEDRLKPLAESVAVMEAIVKAGEAEGVPFALNARTDAFVRAGDRPIEESVKDAIERGRAFLDAGATCVFVPGILNADVTAQLVEGIGRGRISVIGLPGALAAAEYEALGVARISYGPMIQRVALTALQDVATSLYADGVIPEGTRALN, from the coding sequence ATGACCGCTGCAGAGAAGGCACAGAAGCTCCGTTCGCTCTACGACGCCCCGGAGATCCTCCGCGTCGTCAACATCTGGGACGTCGTCTCGGCCAAGGCCGTCGCCGACCTCCCCGAGACCACCGCGCTCGCAACTGCTGGCCACTCCATCGCCGCCACCTTCGGCTACGCCGACGGCGAGATCCCTCGCGAGCTCATGATCGACATGGTCGGGCGGATCGCGGCATCCACCGAGCTGCCCGTGAGCGCCGACCTCGATGACGGATACGGCGATGCGGGGGAGACCACCCGCCTCGCGATCGGCGCGGGCATCGTCGGCGCCAACGTCGAGGATCGCCTGAAGCCGCTCGCCGAATCCGTCGCGGTCATGGAGGCGATCGTCAAGGCCGGCGAAGCAGAGGGCGTGCCGTTCGCCCTCAACGCCCGCACCGACGCATTCGTCCGCGCGGGCGACCGCCCGATCGAGGAGAGCGTCAAGGATGCCATCGAACGAGGCCGTGCGTTCCTGGATGCCGGCGCGACCTGCGTGTTCGTGCCCGGCATCCTGAACGCCGACGTCACCGCGCAGCTCGTGGAGGGCATCGGCCGGGGAAGGATCAGCGTGATCGGCCTGCCCGGGGCGCTCGCGGCCGCAGAGTACGAAGCGCTCGGCGTCGCCCGCATCTCCTACGGTCCGATGATCCAGCGCGTCGCTCTCACTGCCCTGCAGGATGTCGCGACGAGCCTGTACGCCGACGGCGTCATCCCCGAGGGGACACGCGCGCTGAACTGA
- a CDS encoding proline--tRNA ligase, with product MVTRLSKFFLRTLREDPAGAEVKSHRLLIRAGYIRPQAAGIFAWLPLGLKVKGKIETVIREEMAAAGAQEVHFPALMPREAYQATGRWDEYGDLLFRLQDRKGGDYLLAPTHEEAFTLLVKDLYSSYKDLPLTIFQIQDKYRDEARPRAGLLRGREFTMKDAYSFDASDAGLDVSYMAQRDAYERIFQRLGLEYAIVQADAGAMGGSRSEEFLHPTPVGEDTFVRSEGGYAANVEAFTTAVPDAVPFDDAPSAVVFDSPDTPTIETLVAHSNSVLDREVTAADTLKNVVLALTHLDGTRELVVVGIPGDREVDDKRAEVAFAPAEVSTATPEDFEANPLLVKGYIGPWSPTGAVLGEESATGIRYLVDPRVSEGTSWITGANLDQKHAHSVVAGRDFVADGIIEIANVRDGDPAPDGSGPVSLARGMEIGHVFQLGRKYAEALGLKVLDENGKLVTVTMGSYGIGVTRILAIIAELNNDEKGLIWPASVSPFDVHVVAAGRDQVAFDVAEQASADLEAAGLDVLYDDRPKVSPGVKFGDAELVGVPRVLVVGRGAAEGQVELWDRRTGERDSMSLVEAIERLTR from the coding sequence GTGGTCACACGTCTCTCGAAGTTCTTCCTCCGCACGCTCCGCGAAGACCCGGCAGGTGCCGAGGTCAAAAGCCACCGGCTGCTCATCCGCGCCGGGTACATCCGGCCGCAGGCGGCCGGCATCTTCGCATGGTTGCCGCTGGGACTGAAGGTCAAGGGGAAGATCGAGACGGTCATCCGCGAGGAGATGGCCGCGGCCGGCGCGCAGGAGGTGCACTTCCCGGCGCTCATGCCCCGTGAGGCCTACCAGGCGACCGGTCGCTGGGACGAGTACGGGGACCTGCTGTTCCGCCTGCAGGACCGCAAGGGCGGCGACTACCTGCTCGCCCCGACACACGAGGAGGCGTTCACGCTGCTCGTCAAAGACCTCTACTCGTCGTACAAGGACCTGCCGCTGACGATCTTCCAGATTCAGGACAAGTACCGCGACGAGGCGCGCCCGCGCGCCGGCCTCCTCCGCGGCCGCGAGTTCACGATGAAGGACGCGTACTCGTTCGACGCATCCGACGCAGGTCTCGATGTCAGCTACATGGCCCAGCGCGACGCATACGAACGCATCTTCCAGCGCCTGGGCCTCGAGTACGCGATCGTACAGGCGGATGCCGGCGCGATGGGCGGGTCGCGCTCGGAGGAGTTCCTGCACCCGACCCCCGTCGGCGAGGACACCTTCGTGCGCAGCGAGGGCGGCTACGCCGCCAACGTCGAGGCCTTCACGACCGCGGTTCCGGATGCCGTTCCCTTCGACGACGCGCCTTCGGCTGTCGTCTTCGACTCTCCGGACACCCCGACCATCGAGACGCTCGTCGCGCACTCGAACTCGGTGCTCGACCGTGAGGTCACCGCGGCCGACACGCTGAAGAACGTCGTGCTGGCGCTCACGCACCTGGACGGCACCCGCGAGCTCGTCGTCGTCGGCATCCCCGGCGACCGCGAGGTCGACGACAAGCGTGCCGAGGTCGCCTTCGCGCCCGCCGAGGTGTCCACCGCGACGCCGGAGGACTTCGAAGCCAACCCGCTGCTGGTCAAGGGCTACATCGGCCCGTGGTCGCCCACCGGCGCCGTCCTCGGCGAGGAATCCGCCACCGGTATCCGCTACCTGGTCGATCCCCGCGTCTCCGAGGGCACCAGCTGGATCACCGGCGCCAACCTCGATCAGAAGCACGCGCACTCGGTGGTGGCGGGTCGCGACTTCGTTGCCGACGGCATCATCGAGATCGCGAACGTCCGCGACGGCGATCCCGCCCCGGACGGCTCCGGCCCCGTCTCGCTCGCACGCGGCATGGAGATCGGTCACGTCTTCCAGCTCGGCCGCAAGTACGCCGAGGCGCTCGGACTCAAGGTCCTCGACGAGAACGGCAAGCTCGTCACGGTGACCATGGGCTCGTACGGCATCGGCGTCACCCGCATCCTCGCGATCATCGCCGAGCTCAACAACGACGAGAAGGGCCTCATCTGGCCGGCATCCGTCTCGCCCTTCGACGTGCACGTCGTCGCAGCAGGACGCGACCAGGTCGCCTTCGACGTCGCGGAGCAGGCATCGGCCGACCTCGAGGCCGCCGGACTCGACGTGCTCTACGACGACCGCCCGAAGGTGTCGCCCGGCGTGAAGTTCGGCGACGCCGAGCTCGTCGGCGTCCCCCGGGTGCTCGTCGTCGGGCGGGGAGCCGCCGAAGGCCAGGTCGAGCTCTGGGACCGCCGCACGGGGGAGCGCGACAGCATGTCGCTGGTCGAGGCGATCGAACGACTGACGCGCTGA
- a CDS encoding TIGR00730 family Rossman fold protein produces the protein MTDAQRDEQTAAIERIVAESGIVANRSLIRRILRTGIHLGEDGTDRLNLKIASAALAEMRDAFRLFQPYADVPKVTVFGSARTRQDDPLYDQARSVAEVLAERGWMVVTGAGPGIMQAAAEGAGEKMALGVSIRLPFEEKPSAVVADETHSVEMKYFFTRKLMLVKESTGFICLPGGFGTLDEMFELLTLQQTGKAEPMPVVLLDEPGGTFWRGLERFVVDTLIPAGVISPDDFDRVLVTDSAEEAVAEITGFWINYDSLRWVDDVLILRLKHRPTEVEVEHLNEEFASIIAEGRIELVAAQPVELADNDRVDLPRLGLRLGQREVGGLYRLIDAINALDSAR, from the coding sequence ATGACCGACGCGCAGCGCGACGAGCAGACAGCCGCGATCGAGCGGATCGTCGCCGAGTCCGGAATCGTTGCGAACCGCTCGCTGATCCGGCGGATCCTGCGCACGGGCATCCATCTCGGCGAAGACGGCACGGACCGGTTGAACCTGAAGATCGCCTCCGCCGCGCTTGCCGAGATGCGCGATGCGTTCCGCCTGTTCCAGCCCTACGCGGACGTCCCCAAGGTCACGGTCTTCGGTTCGGCGCGCACCAGGCAGGACGACCCGCTCTACGACCAGGCGCGATCCGTCGCAGAGGTGCTCGCCGAACGCGGGTGGATGGTCGTCACCGGCGCCGGTCCTGGAATCATGCAGGCCGCCGCAGAAGGGGCGGGAGAGAAGATGGCGCTCGGCGTGTCGATCCGCCTGCCCTTCGAGGAGAAGCCCAGCGCGGTCGTCGCGGATGAGACGCACTCCGTGGAGATGAAGTACTTCTTCACGCGCAAGCTCATGCTCGTGAAGGAATCGACCGGCTTCATCTGCCTGCCCGGCGGCTTCGGCACGCTCGACGAGATGTTCGAGCTGCTCACGCTGCAGCAGACCGGCAAGGCGGAGCCGATGCCGGTCGTCCTGCTCGACGAGCCGGGCGGCACGTTCTGGCGCGGGCTGGAGCGCTTCGTCGTCGACACGCTGATCCCTGCCGGAGTCATCTCGCCGGATGACTTCGACCGCGTGCTCGTGACGGATTCCGCCGAGGAGGCGGTCGCCGAGATCACCGGGTTCTGGATCAACTACGACTCGCTGCGCTGGGTCGATGACGTCCTCATCCTGCGCCTGAAGCACCGGCCGACCGAGGTGGAGGTCGAGCACCTCAACGAGGAGTTCGCCTCGATCATCGCCGAAGGCCGCATCGAGCTCGTGGCCGCGCAGCCCGTCGAGCTCGCCGACAACGACCGCGTCGACCTGCCGCGGCTCGGGCTCCGACTCGGCCAGCGCGAGGTCGGCGGACTCTACCGCCTCATCGACGCGATCAACGCACTCGACTCCGCGCGCTGA
- the nusA gene encoding transcription termination factor NusA, with amino-acid sequence MDIELGLLRGIEKEKAIPFDELVAIIEQAILTAYGKHVSADGAVPQGVRVELDRKTGHVAVLQPVTDDEGAVIGEEDATPDDFGRIAAFAAKQVISQRLRDIADDAVLGEFRGKEGDIVAGVIQQGPNPRMIHVDLGSVEAILPPEEQVPGEEYTHGSRLRVYVTSVAKGLKGPQITVSRTHPGLVRKLFALEVPEIAAGLVEIVSLAREAGHRTKIAVKANDPSINAKGACIGELGRRVRAVTEELAGEKIDIVDHDADLATFVAHALSPAKVTSAFVLDAGTKAVRALVPDYQLSLAIGKEGQNARLAAKLTGAKIDIQPDSILDE; translated from the coding sequence ATGGACATTGAACTCGGGCTGCTGCGCGGAATCGAGAAGGAGAAGGCGATCCCCTTCGACGAACTCGTCGCAATCATCGAGCAGGCCATCCTGACCGCCTACGGCAAGCACGTCTCCGCGGATGGTGCGGTGCCCCAGGGAGTGCGCGTCGAACTCGACCGCAAGACGGGGCACGTCGCCGTCCTCCAGCCCGTCACGGATGACGAGGGCGCCGTGATCGGCGAAGAGGATGCCACCCCTGACGACTTCGGCCGCATCGCGGCGTTCGCCGCCAAGCAGGTCATCAGCCAGCGTCTTCGCGACATCGCCGACGATGCGGTGCTCGGCGAGTTCCGCGGTAAAGAGGGCGACATCGTCGCCGGCGTCATCCAGCAGGGGCCCAACCCGCGGATGATCCACGTCGACCTCGGCAGCGTCGAGGCGATCCTGCCGCCGGAGGAGCAGGTCCCCGGCGAGGAATACACCCACGGCTCGCGTCTGCGCGTATATGTCACCAGCGTCGCGAAGGGCCTCAAAGGGCCGCAGATCACCGTCTCGCGCACCCATCCTGGACTCGTGCGCAAGCTGTTCGCGCTCGAGGTCCCCGAGATCGCCGCGGGTCTGGTCGAGATCGTGTCGCTGGCCCGTGAGGCCGGACACCGCACGAAGATCGCGGTGAAGGCGAACGACCCGTCGATCAACGCCAAGGGCGCCTGCATCGGGGAACTCGGACGCCGTGTGCGCGCAGTGACCGAGGAGCTCGCCGGCGAGAAGATCGACATCGTCGACCACGACGCCGACCTCGCGACCTTCGTCGCGCACGCGCTCTCGCCCGCCAAGGTCACCAGCGCATTCGTGCTGGATGCCGGCACCAAAGCCGTCCGCGCCCTCGTGCCGGACTACCAGCTGTCGCTCGCGATCGGCAAGGAGGGCCAGAACGCCCGTCTCGCCGCGAAGCTCACAGGGGCGAAGATCGACATCCAGCCCGACAGCATTCTTGACGAGTAG
- a CDS encoding YlxR family protein, with translation MDPVRTCVGCRMRASRSALLRVVADHDVLVFDERAVMPGRGAWVHPTRECLEYAIRRRAFARALRVSQSIGFPEEEDMQTIEQHFPKNKG, from the coding sequence ATGGATCCAGTACGAACATGCGTCGGCTGTCGCATGCGTGCTTCCCGATCCGCTCTTCTCAGAGTGGTGGCTGACCACGACGTCCTCGTCTTCGATGAGCGCGCCGTGATGCCGGGGAGGGGCGCGTGGGTGCATCCGACACGGGAGTGCCTGGAATACGCCATCCGGCGGCGGGCCTTCGCACGAGCACTACGTGTGTCGCAGTCCATCGGGTTTCCCGAGGAGGAAGACATGCAGACCATCGAACAGCATTTTCCGAAGAACAAAGGCTGA
- the infB gene encoding translation initiation factor IF-2, which yields MAAKPRVHEIAAELGVDSKIALAKLKELGEFVKSPSSTIEPPVARKLRAAIEADGAIKPKTEDKPAAAKSAAAKPGPKAPTPGPKPGPKPAPEEKPAAEAPAAPEAPSAPSTPAPSAAAPSADGGAPKPGAPRPGNNPFSSAQGMGQRPAGPRPGNNPFASAQGMGQRPTPGNIPRPQAPRPGAPRPGAPRPGSPRPGAPRGGQGGRPGAPFQQRSGGPGRPGGGPGAGGPGARPGGGFAGRPGGGGGRGRGPGGGTAGAFGKGGGKSKQRKSRRAKRQEFEMRDAPVVGGVNVTRGNGETIRMRRGASIADFADKIETLTGYTVQPGTLVTILFNLGEMATATESLDEATFEVLGEELGYKIQMVSPEDEDKELLEGFGLDLEKELEAESEDDLEIRPPVVTVMGHVDHGKTRLLDAIRQTNVIEGEAGGITQHIGAYQVWTEHEEIERAITFIDTPGHEAFTAMRARGAQVTDLAILVVAADDGIMPQTVEALNHAQAANVPIVVAVNKVDKPEANPAKVRQQLTEYGLVAEEYGGDVMFVDVSARQGTGIQELLDAVLLVADAGLDLTANPNKSARGVAIEAKLDKGRGSVATVLIQSGTLRVGDSIVAGTAFGRVRAMLDENGDAVEEAAPSRPVQVQGLNSVPRAGDVFIVTEEDRMARQIAEKREAVQRNALLAKARKRISLEDFTRALEEGKVETLNLIIKGDVSGAVEALEESLLKIEVDDSVQLRIIHRGVGAITESDVNLATIDNAIIVGFNVRPDTKAREAAAREGVDVRFYSVIYAAIDEIENSLKGMLKPEFEEVQSGVAEIREVFRSSKFGNIAGVIVRSGTITRNAKARVIRDGVVLADGLAIESLRRFKDDVTEVRTDFEAGIGLGKYNDIQVGDEIETTEMVEKPRG from the coding sequence GTGGCTGCCAAACCACGTGTACACGAGATCGCCGCTGAACTCGGCGTCGACAGCAAGATCGCACTTGCGAAGCTGAAGGAACTCGGGGAGTTCGTCAAGAGCCCCTCTTCGACGATCGAGCCGCCCGTGGCTCGCAAACTCCGTGCCGCCATCGAGGCGGACGGTGCGATCAAGCCCAAGACCGAGGACAAGCCTGCCGCCGCGAAGTCGGCCGCAGCAAAGCCCGGCCCCAAGGCGCCGACACCCGGCCCGAAGCCCGGCCCGAAGCCTGCCCCGGAGGAGAAGCCGGCCGCCGAAGCGCCCGCAGCGCCTGAGGCACCCTCCGCCCCCAGCACCCCTGCGCCGAGCGCAGCTGCCCCGTCGGCGGACGGTGGAGCACCGAAGCCCGGCGCACCGCGTCCGGGCAACAACCCGTTCTCGTCCGCGCAAGGCATGGGCCAGCGTCCCGCGGGCCCCCGCCCCGGCAACAACCCCTTCGCGTCCGCGCAGGGCATGGGCCAGCGTCCGACGCCGGGCAACATTCCGCGCCCGCAGGCGCCCCGTCCCGGCGCACCACGTCCGGGTGCACCTCGTCCCGGCTCGCCCCGTCCCGGCGCCCCGCGTGGCGGTCAGGGTGGTCGTCCCGGCGCACCGTTCCAGCAGCGCTCCGGTGGTCCCGGTCGTCCCGGTGGCGGTCCCGGTGCCGGTGGACCCGGAGCCCGTCCCGGTGGCGGCTTCGCGGGTCGTCCCGGTGGCGGCGGTGGCCGTGGCCGTGGACCCGGCGGTGGTACGGCCGGTGCCTTCGGAAAGGGAGGCGGCAAGTCCAAGCAGCGCAAGTCGCGTAGGGCGAAGCGGCAGGAATTCGAGATGCGGGATGCCCCGGTCGTCGGTGGCGTCAACGTCACCCGCGGCAACGGGGAGACCATCCGCATGCGTCGCGGCGCGTCGATCGCTGACTTCGCGGACAAGATCGAGACGCTGACCGGCTACACGGTTCAGCCCGGAACCCTCGTCACGATCCTCTTCAACCTCGGCGAGATGGCCACGGCCACCGAGTCGCTGGACGAGGCGACCTTCGAGGTGCTCGGTGAAGAGCTCGGCTACAAGATCCAGATGGTCTCGCCAGAAGACGAGGACAAGGAGCTCCTCGAGGGCTTCGGTCTCGACCTCGAGAAGGAGCTGGAGGCGGAGAGCGAGGACGACCTCGAGATCCGTCCTCCCGTCGTCACCGTCATGGGTCACGTCGACCACGGTAAAACCCGTCTTCTCGACGCGATCCGTCAGACCAACGTCATCGAGGGTGAGGCCGGAGGCATCACCCAGCACATCGGCGCCTATCAGGTCTGGACAGAGCACGAAGAGATCGAACGCGCCATCACCTTCATCGACACCCCTGGTCACGAGGCGTTCACCGCCATGCGTGCCCGTGGTGCGCAGGTCACCGACCTCGCGATCCTCGTGGTCGCAGCCGATGACGGCATCATGCCGCAGACGGTCGAGGCGCTGAACCACGCCCAGGCGGCGAACGTGCCGATCGTGGTCGCGGTAAACAAGGTCGACAAGCCCGAGGCCAACCCGGCGAAGGTGCGTCAGCAGCTCACCGAGTACGGTCTGGTCGCCGAGGAGTACGGCGGGGACGTCATGTTCGTCGACGTCTCGGCCCGCCAGGGCACCGGAATCCAGGAGCTTCTGGACGCCGTGCTGCTCGTGGCCGATGCAGGTCTTGACCTGACCGCGAACCCGAACAAGTCCGCTCGCGGTGTCGCCATCGAGGCGAAGCTCGACAAGGGTCGCGGTTCGGTCGCCACGGTGCTCATCCAGTCCGGAACCCTGCGCGTCGGTGACTCGATCGTGGCAGGCACCGCCTTCGGCCGTGTTCGCGCCATGCTCGATGAGAACGGCGACGCTGTCGAAGAGGCGGCTCCGTCCCGTCCGGTGCAGGTGCAGGGTCTGAACTCGGTGCCGCGTGCCGGCGACGTCTTCATCGTCACCGAGGAAGACCGCATGGCGCGTCAGATCGCTGAGAAGCGTGAAGCCGTCCAGCGCAACGCACTGCTGGCCAAGGCCCGCAAGCGCATCTCGCTCGAGGACTTCACCCGCGCTCTCGAAGAGGGCAAGGTCGAGACGCTCAACCTCATCATCAAGGGCGACGTGTCCGGTGCCGTCGAGGCGCTGGAGGAGTCGCTCCTCAAGATCGAGGTCGACGATTCCGTGCAGCTGCGCATCATCCACCGCGGGGTCGGCGCGATCACCGAGTCGGATGTGAACCTGGCGACGATCGACAACGCGATCATCGTGGGCTTCAACGTCCGCCCCGACACCAAGGCCCGCGAGGCTGCGGCACGCGAGGGCGTGGATGTCCGGTTCTACTCGGTCATCTATGCCGCGATCGACGAGATCGAGAACTCGCTCAAGGGCATGCTCAAGCCGGAGTTCGAAGAGGTCCAGTCGGGTGTCGCCGAGATCCGCGAGGTGTTCCGCTCCTCGAAGTTCGGCAACATCGCCGGTGTCATCGTTCGCTCGGGCACGATCACCCGAAACGCCAAGGCTCGCGTCATCCGCGACGGTGTCGTCCTGGCCGATGGCCTCGCCATCGAGTCGCTGCGTCGCTTCAAGGATGACGTCACCGAGGTCCGTACGGACTTCGAGGCCGGTATCGGCCTCGGCAAGTACAACGACATCCAGGTCGGCGACGAGATCGAGACCACCGAGATGGTGGAGAAGCCTCGCGGCTGA
- the rbfA gene encoding 30S ribosome-binding factor RbfA yields the protein MAGERQARLADRIRVILAERLEKGLRDPRLGFVTITDVRVSGDLQHASAFYTVLGTEEERVASGAALASATGMLRSEVGRQLSTRLVPTLEFIPDALPENADNISALLRQAQERDAEVAKLASSAKHAGDADPYRAELSEDEEH from the coding sequence ATGGCTGGAGAACGACAGGCACGTCTGGCGGATCGCATCCGCGTCATCCTGGCCGAGCGCCTGGAGAAGGGACTGCGCGATCCGCGTCTCGGATTCGTCACCATCACCGACGTCCGGGTCTCGGGCGACCTGCAGCACGCCTCCGCCTTCTACACCGTGCTGGGCACGGAGGAGGAGCGCGTCGCCAGTGGTGCAGCCCTCGCCTCCGCGACCGGCATGCTGCGAAGTGAGGTGGGACGCCAGCTCAGCACCCGCCTCGTGCCGACCCTGGAGTTCATCCCCGATGCGCTCCCCGAGAATGCCGACAACATCAGCGCCCTGCTGCGTCAGGCGCAGGAGCGCGACGCCGAGGTGGCGAAGCTCGCATCGTCCGCGAAGCACGCAGGCGACGCCGACCCGTACCGCGCTGAGCTTTCAGAGGACGAGGAGCACTAG